A single window of Salvia splendens isolate huo1 chromosome 6, SspV2, whole genome shotgun sequence DNA harbors:
- the LOC121806221 gene encoding ubiquitin-conjugating enzyme E2 28-like, whose protein sequence is MASKRILKELKDLQKDPPTSCSAGPVGEDMFHWQATIMGPQDSPYAGGVFLVTIHFPPDYPFKPPKVAFRTKVFHPNINSNGSICLDILKEQWSPALTISKVLLSICSLLTDPNPDDPLVPEIAHMYKTDRTKYEQTARSWTQKYAMG, encoded by the exons ATGGCTTCGAAACGGATCTTGAAGGAGCTAAAGGATTTGCAGAAAGATCCCCCCACTTCCTGCAGCGCAG GACCTGTTGGTGAAGACATGTTTCACTGGCAAGCCACCATAATGGGTCCACAAGATAGTCCGTATGCAGGAGGGGTGTTTTTAGTCACCATTCATTTTCCCCCTGATTACCCATTCAAACCTCCAAAG GTAGCATTCAGGACAAAAGTTTTTCACCCCAATATTAACAGCAACGGGAGCATTTGCCTCGATATCTTGAAAGAACAGTGGAGTCCTGCCTTGACAATTTCTAAG GTGTTGCTCTCAATCTGTTCACTTTTGACCGACCCTAACCCTGACGACCCTCTGGTGCCTGAAATCGCGCACATGTACAAGACAGATAGGACCAAGTACGAGCAGACTGCTAGGAGCTGGACCCAGAAGTACGCGATGGGTTAG
- the LOC121806219 gene encoding putative glucose-6-phosphate 1-epimerase: MGHPAAVWDHRASLELTKDWNGIDQVVLRNSQGASARVSLHGAQVISWRNDRGEELLFTTSKAIFKSPKAMRGGISICFPQFGNCHALEQHGFARNKNWKIEDNPPPLHPKDSFGISFVDLLLKPVEEDLKFWPHRFEFRLRVSLTSNGNLVLISRIRNISWKPFSFSLAYHTHFSVSDISEVRIEGLETLDYLDNLSQRERFTEQGDALTFESEIDRVYLSSPKCVAVLDHEKKRTYVIRKEGLPDMVVWNPWEKKSKAMADFGDEEYKQMLCVNAAAIEKNITLKPGEEWTGRVELAAVPSSFCCDELEPHLDYF; the protein is encoded by the exons ATGGGGCATCCTGCAGCCGTTTGGGACCATAGAGCTTCTCTTGAATTGACAAAGGACTGGAATGGAATCGACCAAGTTGTGCTTCGGAACTCTCAAGGGGCGTCTGCGCGA GTGAGCCTGCATGGAGCACAAGTTATCTCGTGGAGGAATGATAGAGGCGAAGAACTTCTTTTCACCACTAGTAAG GCCATCTTTAAGTCTCCAAAAGCAATGCGGGGAGGCATCTCCATTTGCTTTCCGCAG TTTGGGAACTGTCATGCACTTGAGCAGCATGGATTTGCTAGGAACAAGAATTGGAAAATTGAGGATAATCCTCCTCCGCTGCATCCAAAGGACTCTTTTGGTATATCCTTTGTTGATTTACTACTTAAACCTGTTGAAGAAGATCTGAAGTTCTGGCCTCACAG ATTTGAGTTTCGCCTTCGAGTTTCTCTCACATCCAATGGAAACTTGGTACTGATATCGCGCATCAGGAATATAAGTTGGAAACCTTTCAGTTTCTCTTTGGCCTATCATACACATTTCTCTGTTTCTGACATTAG TGAAGTCAGGATAGAAGGTTTAGAGACGCTGGACTACCTTGACAACCTCTCCCAAAGGGAGCGATTCACAGAGCAAGGCGATGCCCTAACTTTTGAATCAGAG ATAGACCGTGTTTACCTAAGCTCACCCAAGTGCGTCGCTGTTCTTGATCATGAGAAGAAACGAACATACGTTATCAGAAAGGAAGGGCTACCTGATATGG TCGTGTGGAATCCGTGGGAGAAGAAGTCGAAAGCAATGGCAGACTTTGGCGACGAAGAATATAAGCAGATGCTATGTGTGAATGCAGCAGCAATAGAGAAGAACATCACCCTGAAACCAGGAGAGGAATGGACAGGGAGAGTCGAGCTTGCTGCCGTACCTTCAAGCTTTTGCTGCGACGAACTCGAACCTCATCTCGACTACTTTTGA
- the LOC121806220 gene encoding exosome complex component RRP41 homolog, with protein MEFVNPEGLRLDGRRPMEMRQLRAEIGVVSKADGSAVFEMGNTKVIAAVYGPREVQNRSQQSNDQALVRCEYSMANFSTGDRMRKPKGDRRSTEISMVIRQTMEACILTHLMPRSQIDIFVQVLQADGGTRSACINAATLALADAGIPMTDIVTSCSAGFLNGTPLLDLNYVEDSAGGPDVTVGILPKLDKVTLLQMDSKLQMETFETVMQLATEGCKAVASYIREVLLENTKQLESRRGV; from the exons atgGAATTTGTTAATCCTGAAGGTCTTCGGTTGGACGGTCGCCGTCCTATGGAG ATGAGGCAGCTTCGTGCAGAAATAGGCGTAGTTTCAAAAGCCGACGG CTCAGCTGTTTTTGAGATGGGGAACACGAAAGTCATTGCTGCTGTTTATGGCCCGAGAGAG GTCCAAAATAGGAGTCAACAAAGTAATGATCAGGCACTG GTCCGCTGTGAGTATAGCATGGCTAATTTCAGTACTGGAGATCGGATGAGGAAACCTAAGGGTGACAG GCGATCAACAGAGATATCTATGGTCATTCGTCAGACGATGGAAGCATGCATATTGACTCACTTGATGCCTCGATCTCAG ATTGATATATTCGTCCAAGTTCTTCAAGCAGATGGAG GAACAAGATCAGCATGCATAAATGCTGCAACTTTGGCCCTTGCTGATGCTGGTATCCCTATGACCGATATTGTTACCTCCTGCAGTGCTGGATTTCTCAATGGGACCCCTCTGCTTG ATCTGAACTACGTTGAAGATAGTGCTGGTGGACCTGATGTTACTGTTGGTATTCTGCCTAAGTTAGACAAAGTCACCCTCCTTCAG ATGGACTCCAAACTGCAAATGGAGACATTTGAAACTGTCATGCAGCTAGCAACAGAAGGTTGCAAAGCAGTGGCAAGTTACATTCGTGAG GTATTACTGGAGAACACCAAGCAATTGGAGTCTCGCAGAGGTGTATAG